A stretch of DNA from Candidatus Hydrogenedentota bacterium:
ACCAATATATAAGATGGTATAGCCTTGCTCTGCGTAGCGGCAAATTTCTTTATGCACTTTTGCGACGAGTGGGCAGGTCGCGTCGATAATATGCAAGTTACGGCTGCGCGCCTCGTCCCAACATGCCGGAGACACGCCATGGGCGCTGAACAAGAGCACAGCCCCCTCAGGCACATCACGAATGGCTTGCACAAACACGGCGCCTTTCTTGCGCAGCTCTTCAACGACATGGGCGTTGTGTACGATATGTTTTAAAACATAAACAGGCGGCTGATGTTTTTCTAAGGTTCGCTCAACAATTTTGATGGCACGATCAACACCGGCGCAAAAGCCGCGCGGTTTCGCCAGTAATATACGTAAAGATGGTTTGGTACTTTTCATAAGCGATTCTCACAAGCTCATTGTTCTTTTCGAATGTTGCATTGTAACAGGATTGAAGAAATGAACAAAAAGAATCGCAGCGGAAAAAAAATGGGAATGGCCTTTTTGAAATAGTTCTTTCCCAAGCATACTCGCTTTGATACAATTTCCAATGAGCCCTTCCATAAGACTATGCGTGAGTCAATCGGCGGACCAAGAAAAATCCTTGAGTACCCTGCGTCAGCCGAGACTTTTTTAAAGAAAAGGAAGCATTTCGAGTTCCAATCCAAGGGTGTTGTTAGAAGCAGGGTATCTTGTGGCATTATATGGAGATTACGTGATAGGGCAATTGCCCTCTTTTGGCTAGATTTTTCATGTCCTCCGATTCCGGAGGCAATGCGCATCCCTCTATTGGAGGCTATGCGGTTTTGTTTGTTTTATGATAGGACACTGAGGAGAAAAAAGAATGAAAGTACCTGATTTTGTGGAGGGTCCCATAGCCCCCATGTTCACCGTGTTTCAAGCGGACGGCAGCCTTGATGATGCGGGCCAGCGCCGATTCCTTGATTATCTTTTACAAAGCGGATCGATAAGTGCTTATTTTATCCGTTCCGGCATGGGGCTTATGTACACATTTTCGAAGGAAGATACGCGCCAGCTGACGCGTAACGTGTGTGCTCATATAAAAGGCAGCGCCCCTGTCCTCGTCGGTTGTAACGGCATTTGGGACCGGAATTATGATAAACGCCCCGATCCGAAAAACTACGTGGAAGAAAGCGTTGAACTGGGGAATTTCGCTTTGGAGACTGGCGCTGATGCCGTGGTTTACACCATGCCCGAGGCCTTGGTTCCTAAAGAGGGCCAGTCCCATCAGGCGCTGATTGAAGGTTTTTTTACTGACGTGTGTGCCCGAGTGGATGGGCCCGTTTTCGTCTATCAACCGCCTAACACCCATAAAGATTATGAGGTGCGCCCTGAGACCCTCGCCAAAATTGCGGCAATCGATAATTTTGTGGGTGGGAAGTTTTCCACCTCCGACGGCTTCTACATGTATGAATTGATGCGCGCCACGCGAGAGCAGGAATTTGCTTACATCATGGGACATGAATGTATTTATTACGCAGGATTGACACTGGGCGCTACGGCGGTCATCGGTCAGGGCACTATACTCCATCCGCAGTTGTTCCATGCAGCTTTAAAAGCGTATCGTGCCGGAGATTGGGCAGGTGTATTAACGGCTGAGGATGCCATCAATCGCTTGGTCGTAGGTATCGGCAAGCCCGTGGATTTCCTGAAGCGCTATGCTAGTGACCAAGGATTCGATGTGCCTCTCTATAGCCGTTCCCAAAGCAGTAATCCCTATATGAGCGACAGTGTACCCCTTACGGATGAAGAGTACGCACGATTTAAAGCGATCTTCGAAAAAGAAATGCAGCCCTATCTTTAAGCGCCGTGCTATAAAAAATTGCGTCTTGAAGGATGCCTATGTAAAAAAACGTGTCGACCTTGAATAACGCCAAGAAAAGGAGTGACTTCATGGCTAAGCGCCTTGTCCCCTCTCTGCTCATCCTTGTTTCGGTAACAGCGATGTTTTCCGCCCAAGCGGCAACGATACTCCATGTAGCCACAGACGGGAACGACGACTGGTCCGGTCTGTTGCAGCAGGCAGATGCGAAGGGCGCCGATGGCCCGCTGAAAACGCTGACCAAAGCGCAGGATCGTGTACGAGAACTCAAAGAGTCAGGTATGCCCGAAGGCGGGATCAGAGTCGAATTGGCACCGGGAACTTATGCACTGACCGAGCCGCTTGTATTGACTCAGGAAGACGGGGGTACAGCCGATAGTCCCGTACGCTATGCCGCTTCAGAAAAAGGAAGGGTCTATATAAGCGGCGCCGTGACAGTAGATCAATTCGTGCCGGTTACGGATCCCGTCGTATAGGCCCATGTCGACGAAGCGGCAAAAAGCTCCCTGCTCCAAGCGGATTTGAAGGCTTTAGGAGTCCGTGATTTTGGATCACCTGATGACGGCGGTATAAAAGTCTATTTTCAAAATAGATCCATGACGCTGTCGCGCTGGCCCAACACCGGATTTACCACCATTGAGACGGTTGTTGTTGAAGATGGTCACCAAATTCATGGGATCAAGGGCAGCCAAACGGGTCTGTTCACCTATGCCGGCGATCGACCTTCCCGATGGATTCATGAAAAAGATGGATGGCTCCATGGCTATTGGTTTTGGGACTGGTCAGATCAACGTCAGAAAATTGCCGACATTGATACCGCCCGCTCGCGCATCCGAGTCGAGGAGCCTTATCACAGCTATGGCTACCGACCTGGCCAATGGTATTACGCCTATAACATGCTGTGTGAGATTGATGAGCCCGGCGAATGGTATGTAGACCGTGAGCTGGGCATTCTTTATTTTTGGCCCCCCGAGCCTGTGCAGCCCGGCGACGTGCAAGTGTCTGTCAGCGATCAACTCATGATTCTCAATGATGTGGAATCGCTGCAGCTGCACGGTCTGGTTTTTGAAGGCGCACGGGGGCTGGTCTTGGATATCAATGAAGGCTCCCATGTGGGCGTGCTCGCCTGCACCTTCCGAAATAGCGATGAGGCGGTTCGGATTGTGGGCGATAAGGCGCACCGTGTGTTCGGGTGTCATCTGTACCAATTGGATGGAAAAGGAATTGCTGTGACCGGCGGTGATCGGGAAAGCCTCACTGCCGCCGGGCATGTCATCGAAAACAATCACATCCATGATTATGGACTGTGGAATCGTATGTATTGCCCGGCTGTATGGATGAACGGCGTGGGCAATCGTATCGTTCATAATTTGATCCACGACGCGCCCCATTCCGCTATTATCTTCGGCGGCAACGACCATGAAATTCATTTCAATGAAATACATCATGTCTGCCTCGAGTCCAATGACGCCGGCGCTATCTATTGCGGCCGAAATTGGACCATGCGCGGGACGACCGTGAAGCACAATTATATACACCATGTGCTGGGGTATTTGGATAAAGGCTGTATGGGCGTGTACTTGGATGATATGTATTGCGGCACCGTGATTGAAGGCAATGTGTTTTATAAGGTGTGTCGGGCAGCCTTCATTGGCGGCGGCCGCGATTGTTCCATCCTCAACAATATTTTCATTGATTGTGACCCCGCTTGCCATGTGGATGCGCGGGCTTTAGGCTGGGCGCATCAACATGCTGACGATTGGATCATCGAAGCGGAGACAAAAGAGACCTTGTCGGGTATTCGCTATAAAGAAGCGCCTTATAGTGAGCGCTATGAAGGGCTTGCTTCGATATTGGATCAGGAACCGAAAGCGCCTGTTGGAAACAGCATTCGCAATAATATCTGCGTTGGCGGTACATGGGCTTCTATTGAGAAAAAAGCTGAGCCTTACCTGGTCACGGAAAATAATATGATCGATAAAGATCCACATTTCGTGGATCGGGCCGGACACGATTTTCGATTGAAAGAGGATTCACCTGTCTATGCCCTCGGTTTCGAAAAGATTCCTGTTGAGAAAATTGGCCTGTATACCCATGTTGATTGTGCAGACTAATGCAACTCCCATGCTATGTTAATCTGGATAGTATCAACGGCATAAGGATGGTGATGTGGATCAATTAAGTGCAGCGATCAAAGCGAAAGCTTTGGAGCTTGGTTTTTCCGATTGTCGTATCGCTTCTACCTCCGAAGAGACTGACGATGGCTTCAATCAATGGGTCGATCGAGGCTACTATGGAAATTTAAAATGGATTAAGCATAGCCGGGAAGTTCGGCAAATGGTACGCTTGAAATTGCCTCAAGCATCTTCCGTCATTGTTTTAGCATGGAATCACCATGATCCTGAAAGGGCCGCCACCCAGCCTGCACTGGGAAAAATAGCCCGTTATGCGCAACATCGGGATTATCATCGCTGGATACGGCGACCGCTCAAAAGTTTGACTGCGTACATTAAAGAGATGGTACCCGAATCCCAATGCTATGCTTCCGCCGATAGCGGTGCTGTGCGGGAGCGAGCTTGGGCGGCACGGGCAGGGATGGGATGGATCGGAAAGCAGGGACTGATCATTCATCCCCATTTCGGCAGCTGGTTCCATCTTGCCACTATCTTGACGACCGTAAGATTGGCGCCCGATGACCCCATAGAAAATCGCTGCGGTGATTGCAATCTCTGCGTCGAGGCTTGTCCGACAAAAGCCATACTAGAGGGACCTCTGGTCGATTGCCGCAAATGTATTTCCTATCACACTGTCGAAAATAAAAAGAAGGCTCCCGACGATATCTTAGTGTTTAATAAGGGCTGGGTTTTTGGCTGCGACATTTGTCAGGAGGTGTGTCCATGGAATAAGCGTTCTGATTTGGTTGCTGCACAAACAGATCAAACGGAGACGATTTTGCCCGCATTGTCTGCGTGGGAAATGCTCTTCCTTTCAGAAGAAGAATTTAAAGCAATTTATGGGGAGACGGCATTGACGCGGGTCGGGTATCCTTGTTTTCTGCGCAATGTGGCAATGGCTTTGTACCACGGGATCTCTCAAGGTTTGTTGTAGACAATTCCAAAAGGTCCGGGTGCAAAGCCGTCTTCTGTGTTGGTCTGCAGATGATAGTGCCCGTAAGAGGAATTATAGAACTGTATAATACGCAGCAGCTCAGCGAAAGAAATACTCCAATCTTCCGGACTATAGTCGCCATCGTGGGGGGCGCAGTCTGTGGAACCGGTGCCCGGCGCAAACCCATCAACAGCAGTGCCGTCACAATGATAGCTTTTGAGATTGTAGAGCTGTACGACGCGTAGTAATTCCTCTAAATCGATGCTCCAATCGCCATTGGAATCAGCGCTGTGCGGCGCATGTGCATCCAAAACAGTAATCGTGCCGCTGTTACCGGTGAGGACGCTTAACTGCTCGTCTTTATTTGAGCCTTGAACTTCCTGTACTTCCAGAGAAAAACTATCATCGGGCAGAGCGTCTTCATCCATCCAAAGCAATAGGGTTCCTAACGCGCCGTTGGGAATTTTGTCATTGCCGCCGAAGACACAAAAGGACAATTGATCTTCAACAATTTCGCAATCAAGTTTTTTGCCTGCATCTGCCAAGGCCGCCGCAGGATGCAGCGAGCCTAAGGAGATTTTCCATTCGGGGACTGAAGCACGAACCAGCAATACGGTTAGGGGTATCCCCAAAGGTCCTTCATATGAAATAGATACAAGGAAGGGCGCACCGGGCGCAACGGAGGCCGAACTTAGCGAAACACTTGCTGCCCCCATAGCGGACACCTGTATGAAGAGTAGAAAGACGACGATAGCGCTTTTAAAGAATAAGATGGGATGGCGATTCATACTCAGACTGATACTCATGTTATGATGATAGTTCTACAAAAAAATCAGTATATCACGTTCGATTGTATGCGGTAAACAAGATCTTGCTGCTCATGACCGGGCGGCATAACCTAAGAGTAAAGAAGATAGTGGTCATGGATAGAATTGCTATAAAAAATGGGGGCACCCCTTCGGCGCGTGCCTTAGGTGCTCAATCTGCTTTCACAAAGTTGCTCATTCTCTGCTTGCTGTTCTTTGTCTTTTCAGGAGTCCGAGCCGAGGATCAGCCGGAGCCCGTGGAAGAATACCGATCTATAGTGACTATGAATACTTTTGCCGAAGGGGGCAAGGACAGTCTGCCCGACGGTTGGAGAGTCTATAGTGGTGACAATTGGCGCCATGCTGAGGAAGCGGCGCCGGAGAGCTGGTCGCTAGATGAAAGCGGTGTATTTCACATCCATAGCACGCAACCCTTGTCTCTCGTTTCTCCAGTCCTATCCCTTGACCCCGACCTTATAGCTCTGTCCGGAAGTGTCATGGCGGAAGGTGTGGGTTCTGCCCAAGCAGGTCTAGCTTGGATAGACGCAGCCGGTGAAACGGATGACGCGATGTTTCGTGAATCTCCCGGATCCGCTGATGATAATCGCCGTTTCAATCTTTCTGAGTCTTTGCGGCCGAAAGATGCAACGGCCTTGCGTATTGTGTTGGTTTGTGCGGCAGACGACGAAAAAGGCTTTGGATGGAAAAGCCTGCGTTTAAGCGGTCTTTTCCACTATGTACCCAAAATAAAGCTTTTTTATAATCGCGTTGGCTATGAAGAGGAAGGTCCGAAACGATTTACTGTTTGGAGCAATTTTCAAGCAACAGAAACAAAATTCGTACTCAAAGATATGATCGATACCGTGGTCTTTCAATCGTCTCTCGGCGACGCCACGCGTATTGTCGGCATTGACGGTTCCGCTTGGACCGGTTTTTATTATCAAGGTAATTTCTCCGATTACGAGGAGGAGGGAAGTTACCGTCTGGAGATCTCAATAGATGACTTTGATGTGCTTGAAGCGCCCATAGAAATCGGATTTAATCTTTTGTGGGAAAAAGCCTTCTATCCCGTTGTCGCAGCTTTTCAAAGACATCGCCCGGAGAAAGCGGCAGCAGAGGAAGACGGACCGCCCCAACTGTGGCACGATCCGGGCTTGAATAGCATGTCCGATGCTGAAATGCTTTGGGCGCTCGTCTATTCTTGGAGTATTTTGCGCGTTCCTTTTGCAGGTAGTCCCGCCGTTATCCTACTCGAAGAGGAAGCACGATATGGCGCGCAATCCATTGCTCAATGGGTTGCCGCCGATCATGAAAAAGCCCTGCAGGAACATCCTCAATATCTGTATTATCTGAATGCCTTGAGTTGCATGTCAAAGTACTTGGATGCAGATACGACCATAGTTAACGTGGCGAGGCAACTGCTGGACAGCGCCATCGAAGACGGCAAGGACGGGGCATGGCTCTTCTACGCCTTATTGGATTTTTACGTGGCTACCGAGGAAGAAGCGTATTTGGATTACGCCGCCGCCATTGATCCCGGGCCGGTGCTGGATCGCATTGAACCTTTATTAGAATATGAATCTCAGGGCATGGCGGCAGTCACGATTGCATTGACCGGAACGTTCAATGATAGGATGGAAAAGATAATGGCGGCGTCAAATAATCCTTTCGGACTGATTGAGTCTCAGGAAAAAGACGGGCGCGGCTATTTTCTATGGAAGACGGAAGCGGAAGATCCTTGCTTGGGAAACAACACGCGAATTTTAGAGGTCATGGAATCAATCTTCCATGCCTTTCGCTACACAGCACGCAAAGATTATCTCCGCCTCGGATTTGATCAGCTGAATTGGATTCTCGGTAATAATCCCTATGGTCTTTGTTTGGTCACCGGATTGTGCGATGAGAATCCGCCCCTATGGATTGACGGCGAAGGGACGGACAATCCACCGCCCGGGCTGGTTTTGCATGGTATTGGTCCCAAGTCCGCCGATAAAGATATCCCCTATATTGCCGTGGATTTGTCGGAGCAGCCTCAGGAAAATACCAACGGTTATTCCTTGGCGAATAATGCGCGGTATTTACGTGCTTTGGCGAGTCTCAAGCGTATTCCTGTGGTGCGCTCCCGAAAATAAGGCAAAGGGCAGCGAAAGACAAGTGCTCGGATTTAGCCTTAAATTATGGTGAACCGCAAATAAAGATTCCACAGCACACGGAGCGCCAACAGAAGCACAATCAGCAGACCCACACCGCCAAAGAGATTGGTCAAAAGTCGGTTGCGATGTTTTCCCAATAATTTGTGTTTGTTGGCAAGCCACAATAAGGTGCCTGCCATTAGCGGATTACCGACGACCGTTAAGGCTTGTCCAAAAATCATTAGATTGACAGG
This window harbors:
- the queG gene encoding tRNA epoxyqueuosine(34) reductase QueG, with the protein product MDQLSAAIKAKALELGFSDCRIASTSEETDDGFNQWVDRGYYGNLKWIKHSREVRQMVRLKLPQASSVIVLAWNHHDPERAATQPALGKIARYAQHRDYHRWIRRPLKSLTAYIKEMVPESQCYASADSGAVRERAWAARAGMGWIGKQGLIIHPHFGSWFHLATILTTVRLAPDDPIENRCGDCNLCVEACPTKAILEGPLVDCRKCISYHTVENKKKAPDDILVFNKGWVFGCDICQEVCPWNKRSDLVAAQTDQTETILPALSAWEMLFLSEEEFKAIYGETALTRVGYPCFLRNVAMALYHGISQGLL
- a CDS encoding dihydrodipicolinate synthase family protein, translating into MKVPDFVEGPIAPMFTVFQADGSLDDAGQRRFLDYLLQSGSISAYFIRSGMGLMYTFSKEDTRQLTRNVCAHIKGSAPVLVGCNGIWDRNYDKRPDPKNYVEESVELGNFALETGADAVVYTMPEALVPKEGQSHQALIEGFFTDVCARVDGPVFVYQPPNTHKDYEVRPETLAKIAAIDNFVGGKFSTSDGFYMYELMRATREQEFAYIMGHECIYYAGLTLGATAVIGQGTILHPQLFHAALKAYRAGDWAGVLTAEDAINRLVVGIGKPVDFLKRYASDQGFDVPLYSRSQSSNPYMSDSVPLTDEEYARFKAIFEKEMQPYL